A region from the Candidatus Electrothrix scaldis genome encodes:
- the trpS gene encoding tryptophan--tRNA ligase: MQRILSGIQPSGQLHIGNYFGMMKTMIANMETSDLFVFIVDLHALTSVQDRAKLSTGTLEAAADFLALGLDPNKCIFWVQSDVPEVCELSWILSNLTPMGLLERCHSYKDKVAKGIAANHGLFAYPVLMAADILLYQSEIVPVGKDQKQHIEVARDIAIKFNNTYGETFVIPEPAINEGTAIVPGLDGQKMSKSYDNTIPIFLDDKPLRKRVMAVQTDSTPVEDPKNPDTCNLYALLKLFASEEKLAEVHNLYVNGGAAYGYLKQDLFELIRDYYADARAKKKELLQNQDYLRETLQKGAEKARAKATETLDLVRDRVGLRY; the protein is encoded by the coding sequence ATGCAACGTATACTCTCCGGCATTCAGCCTTCAGGACAACTCCATATTGGCAATTACTTCGGCATGATGAAAACCATGATTGCCAACATGGAGACCTCTGACCTCTTTGTTTTTATTGTTGATCTGCACGCACTTACTTCGGTGCAAGATCGTGCAAAACTCTCTACCGGCACCCTGGAAGCGGCAGCAGATTTCCTCGCCCTGGGGCTTGATCCGAATAAATGCATCTTCTGGGTCCAATCCGATGTCCCGGAGGTCTGTGAGCTTTCCTGGATTCTCTCTAATCTGACCCCGATGGGTCTGCTGGAGCGTTGCCATTCCTATAAAGATAAGGTTGCCAAGGGGATCGCTGCTAACCACGGGCTCTTTGCCTATCCTGTACTCATGGCCGCAGACATCCTCCTTTATCAATCCGAGATTGTCCCGGTGGGTAAGGATCAGAAACAGCACATTGAGGTGGCCAGGGATATCGCCATCAAATTTAATAATACCTATGGTGAGACCTTTGTGATCCCGGAACCGGCAATCAACGAGGGCACAGCCATTGTTCCCGGCCTGGATGGACAGAAGATGTCCAAGTCCTACGATAATACCATTCCCATCTTCCTTGATGACAAGCCCCTGCGGAAACGGGTTATGGCAGTCCAGACCGACTCCACCCCGGTGGAAGATCCCAAGAACCCTGACACCTGTAACCTCTATGCCCTGCTCAAGCTCTTTGCCTCTGAGGAAAAACTCGCAGAGGTGCATAATCTCTATGTTAACGGGGGAGCGGCCTATGGCTATCTGAAGCAGGATCTTTTTGAGCTGATCCGGGATTACTATGCAGATGCCCGCGCGAAAAAGAAAGAGCTGCTCCAGAATCAGGATTACCTGCGGGAAACCCTGCAAAAGGGTGCGGAAAAGGCCAGAGCCAAGGCAACAGAGACCCTGGATCTGGTGCGGGATCGGGTTGGTTTGCGGTATTAG
- a CDS encoding ParB/Srx family N-terminal domain-containing protein, producing MKVSISQVSIAALILSFCSQALATTDPPDCKSSAAAGTLCQMKVKDLHPTQFAVGSVAVECKKKKIEKKHEKDKLEKYLADPERQVPAVVGPDGNLYITDHHHLTTALYRAKDGDWKGKDQKVQVNILENFGETGISMEEFWNIMNMQTRVWPYDEKGDAVEGYGEKLPSMDMGDLKDNPYRTLSRWTRESCSYIKEGKEQCLALEATKEDPTAPYYMEFYWARFLREELKKSNADLDDPKKLMEDLYPEAIQVTLDKEKTGAFFEEQGLDAQKYGQNQKGRYLSLSFSDDACEEWYLEKD from the coding sequence ATGAAAGTTTCTATCTCTCAGGTAAGCATTGCCGCTCTTATCCTCTCTTTTTGTTCTCAGGCTCTGGCGACCACTGATCCACCGGATTGCAAAAGCTCTGCCGCAGCAGGAACACTCTGTCAGATGAAGGTCAAAGACCTGCATCCCACCCAGTTTGCCGTAGGCAGCGTTGCTGTGGAGTGTAAGAAAAAGAAAATTGAGAAAAAGCACGAAAAGGACAAACTGGAAAAATATTTAGCTGATCCTGAAAGACAAGTGCCAGCGGTGGTTGGGCCGGATGGTAATTTGTACATCACGGACCATCACCATCTCACCACTGCACTGTATCGGGCCAAAGACGGTGACTGGAAGGGAAAAGACCAGAAGGTACAGGTGAATATACTGGAAAACTTCGGCGAGACAGGCATCTCTATGGAGGAGTTCTGGAATATTATGAATATGCAGACCAGGGTTTGGCCGTACGATGAAAAAGGCGATGCAGTCGAAGGGTACGGAGAAAAACTCCCCTCAATGGATATGGGCGATCTGAAGGATAATCCCTATCGTACCCTGTCCCGCTGGACCAGGGAGAGTTGCAGCTATATCAAAGAAGGTAAAGAGCAATGCCTTGCCCTTGAGGCAACGAAAGAAGATCCCACGGCTCCTTATTATATGGAGTTCTACTGGGCAAGGTTCCTGCGCGAAGAACTCAAAAAGAGCAATGCTGATCTGGACGATCCGAAGAAGCTGATGGAAGATCTTTATCCAGAAGCGATTCAGGTGACCTTGGACAAGGAGAAGACAGGTGCCTTCTTTGAGGAACAAGGGCTTGATGCCCAGAAGTACGGGCAGAATCAGAAGGGTAGGTACCTCTCGCTGTCTTTTAGTGACGATGCCTGCGAGGAATGGTATCTGGAAAAGGATTGA
- a CDS encoding tetratricopeptide repeat protein, producing the protein MTQQFTQTEADHHNALVKRAGELSEGLIFIHDAYPPRRLSWLKRRRMRKAIQYYKEALEINPAGWSSMWFIGKIYQRLGDHATSLEWFTRAYMLNPTDPNMAREAGLAALDCGEAKTALTFCQAAVDNKPDDYGLLCNLALAHMLSGNDEAAVQCATRAVEADPTDEISANVQKLVCDVRDGKCHRPKTMEEAFPNEIHVE; encoded by the coding sequence ATGACACAGCAATTTACTCAGACTGAGGCCGATCATCATAATGCCCTTGTTAAACGTGCTGGGGAGCTGAGTGAAGGTCTAATTTTTATACATGATGCGTATCCGCCAAGGCGTTTGAGCTGGCTCAAACGCCGTAGGATGCGCAAGGCGATACAATACTATAAAGAGGCCCTTGAGATAAATCCTGCCGGATGGTCCTCTATGTGGTTTATAGGGAAGATCTATCAGCGGCTTGGAGACCATGCCACATCTCTGGAGTGGTTCACCCGTGCCTACATGCTCAACCCAACCGATCCGAATATGGCTCGCGAAGCTGGGTTGGCGGCTCTTGATTGCGGTGAGGCAAAGACAGCGCTTACTTTTTGCCAAGCAGCTGTTGATAATAAACCTGACGACTATGGGTTACTGTGTAATCTGGCACTTGCTCACATGCTGTCTGGCAATGATGAGGCAGCTGTTCAGTGCGCCACGCGCGCTGTCGAAGCTGATCCAACTGATGAAATTTCTGCTAACGTGCAGAAGTTAGTTTGTGATGTCCGGGATGGTAAGTGTCATAGACCTAAAACTATGGAAGAAGCGTTCCCAAACGAAATACACGTTGAATAA